One genomic window of Methanosarcina acetivorans C2A includes the following:
- the mtaC gene encoding methanol--corrinoid protein MtaC, which produces MEVKYLIDIDPSGILVRYNVQMEKEMTPEEAAEELYPKDSLIYPVAKAIFEGEEDDVVEGLQKAIDSGKDPIALINDSLMVGMGVVSKLYDDGVIFLPNVMMSADAMLEGIDFLKQKAGKAPEVKGKVVCHVAEGDVHDIGKNIVVALLRANGYDVIDLGRDVPVDEVIETVEKESPLMLTGTALMTTTMYAFKEINDKLMEKGYRIPFACGGGAVNQDFVSQYELGVYGEEASDAPKMADFIKAHGDNIVKLREKFHKH; this is translated from the coding sequence ATGGAGGTTAAATATTTGATAGATATAGACCCCAGTGGTATTCTGGTTCGTTACAACGTTCAAATGGAAAAGGAAATGACACCGGAAGAGGCCGCAGAAGAGCTCTATCCAAAAGACTCTTTAATATATCCGGTTGCAAAAGCCATCTTCGAGGGAGAAGAAGATGACGTTGTAGAAGGACTGCAGAAAGCTATCGACTCTGGAAAAGACCCGATCGCCCTTATCAATGATTCCTTAATGGTAGGGATGGGTGTTGTCTCCAAGCTTTACGATGATGGAGTTATTTTCCTGCCAAATGTCATGATGTCTGCCGACGCCATGCTGGAGGGTATCGATTTCCTTAAGCAAAAAGCCGGGAAAGCTCCTGAAGTCAAGGGCAAAGTCGTCTGCCACGTGGCAGAAGGTGATGTCCACGACATCGGCAAGAACATTGTGGTTGCGCTGCTAAGAGCAAACGGCTACGATGTAATTGACCTCGGAAGAGATGTCCCTGTCGACGAAGTCATAGAAACCGTGGAAAAGGAAAGCCCATTGATGCTGACAGGTACAGCTCTCATGACCACAACCATGTATGCCTTCAAAGAGATCAATGACAAGCTAATGGAGAAAGGCTACAGGATTCCCTTTGCATGCGGTGGTGGAGCTGTAAACCAGGACTTCGTGTCCCAGTATGAGCTCGGCGTTTATGGTGAAGAAGCATCGGATGCCCCGAAGATGGCTGATTTCATCAAGGCCCATGGGGACAACATTGTAAAGCTGAGGGAGAAATTCCATAAACACTGA